Proteins encoded in a region of the Zea mays cultivar B73 chromosome 4, Zm-B73-REFERENCE-NAM-5.0, whole genome shotgun sequence genome:
- the LOC100273073 gene encoding putative regulator of chromosome condensation (RCC1) family protein isoform X1, which translates to MATPLRATAVLAWGSGEDGQLGMGGNEEKDWPHFVEALGPYAVTAVVAGSRNSLAICDDGRLFTWGWNQRGTLGHPPETKTESSPGPVDALAGFKIVQAAIGGWHCLAVDDKGRAYAWGGNEYGQCGEEPERKEDGTRALRRDIPIPQRCALKLKVRQVAAGGTHSVVLTQEGHVWTWGQPWPPGDIKQISTPVRVQGLEKVRVIAVGAFHNLALTEDVILWAWGNNEYGQLGTGDTQPRSQPIRVEGLSDLSLVDIAAGGWHSTALTIDGEVYAWGRGEHGRLGFGDDKSSHMVPLKVELLAGEDIVQVSCGGTHSVALARDGRMFSYGRGDHGRLGYGRKVTTGHPMELPINLPPLSSSRDGRWQAKYVACGGRHTLAIAEWTEATD; encoded by the exons ATGGCGACCCCGCTCCGCGCCACCGCGGTCCTCGCGTG GGGTTCCGGGGAGGACGGGCAGCTGGGCATGGGCGGGAACGAGGAGAAGGACTGGCCCCACTTCGTTGAGGCGCTGGGGCCCTACGCCGTCACCGCCGTCGTCGCCGGCAGCCGCAACTCCCTCGCCATCTGCGACGACGGCCGC CTGTTCACATGGGGATGGAACCAACGCGGCACGCTCGGGCACCCGCCGGAGACCAAGACGGAGAGCTCCCCGGGCCCCGTCGACGCTCTCGCGGGTTTCAAGATCGTCCAG GCGGCGATTGGCGGGTGGCATTGCCTCGCAGTTGACGACAAGGGGCGCGCCTACGCCTGGG GTGGAAACGAGTACGGGCAGTGTGGTGAGGAGCCTGAGAGGAAGGAGGACGGGACGAGGGCGCTCAGGAGGGACATCCCGATCCCGCAGCGGTGCGCGCTCAAGCTCAAAGTCCGGCAA GTAGCCGCTGGAGGGACACATTCAGTAGTTTTGACTCAAGAAGGTCACGTCTGGACATGGGGACAGCCATGGCCTCCGGGTGATAT CAAGCAAATATCTACACCTGTACGTGTGCAAGGCCTTGAGAAAGTGAGGGTCATTGCTGTAGGTGCATTCCATAATTTGGCACTAACGGAGGATGTAATTTTGTGGGCATGGGGTAATAATGAGTATGGTCAGCTGGGGACTGGAGATACCCAACCAAGATCACAACCGATACGTGTCGAAGGGCTATCTGATCTCTCACTG GTTGACATTGCTGCTGGAGGCTGGCATTCAACTGCACTAACTATAGATGGAGAG GTGTATGCTTGGGGGAGAGGAGAGCACGGGAGGCTTGGATTTGGAGATGATAAGAGTAGTCACATGGTGCCCCTAAAGGTTGAGCTTCTAGCTGGAGAGGATATTGTTCAG GTATCATGTGGAGGAACACATTCAGTTGCGCTAGCTCGAGATGGCCGAATGTTTTCT TACGGGAGGGGCGACCATGGCCGTCTAGGCTACGGCAGGAAGGTGACGACGGGCCACCCCATGGAATTGCCCATCAACCTGCCGCCGCTCAGCAGCAGCCGCGACGGTCGGTGGCAGGCGAAatacgtggcttgtggcgggcggcACACCCTCGCTATTGCGGAGTGGACAGAGGCCACTGATTGA